In Macrobrachium rosenbergii isolate ZJJX-2024 chromosome 6, ASM4041242v1, whole genome shotgun sequence, a genomic segment contains:
- the mRpL37 gene encoding large ribosomal subunit protein mL37 — MRTTAVCLAQHIGRGFRFQWHLKNQRRVPSSGAAEALTAKGIKIYDPKDILTPAFNRVIELPQPPPVIGEELEPDKRPCYVFHEYFSPPGGMTQAQHLTNSVVRPALPQRVVGRIIDNSEEEDSKIQEVILQSRLMDSHQELLPRIDDVVNRPGWKFPREWGSPVGRKNKQMTYKLLLLLDQLSPELANKHLMANTKSQVSLEHSGQLIQMKYKAYALLIASKPLSPVAEEEEILATEGETLPDIYPLSPFLHCKQLVKYSDEQYDCLATSTLYPHTLFIHLNMPRPPHDDDNFCGLTLMQAFGHAAAYAKSSLKIENGDLETPLTLQVVHTTGKKFHFGVLQLNTLDLTGPRKNIFWSSPTETLFDVCNFKGAAANLEGYNPQIFSLLRAFHAQ, encoded by the exons ATGAGGACTACAGCAGTATGTTTGGCACAACACATTGGACGTGGATTCAGATTTCAGTGGCATCTTAAGAACCAAAGAAGGGTGCCTTCTTCTGGAGCTGCTGAAGCATTAACTGCAAAGGGAATAAAAATTTATGACCCGAAGGATATCCTTACTCCTGCTTTCAACAGAGT gatTGAACTCCCACAACCACCTCCTGTAATTGGGGAAGAATTGGAACCAGATAAGAGACCATGTTATGTTTTCCATGAGTACTTCTCGCCACCAGGAGGGATGACTCAAGCACAGCATTTGACCAACAGTGTTGTGCGTCCAGCACTTCCCCAGAGGGTAGTTGGACGGATTATAGataattcagaagaagaagattcaaaaATACAGGA GGTTATTCTTCAGTCTCGTCTAATGGATTCCCATCAGGAGTTACTACCAAGAATAGATGATGTAGTAAATCGACCTGGATGGAAATTTCCAAGAGAATGGGGTTCACCTGTAGGCAGGAAGAA CAAGCAGATGACCTACAAACTCCTGCTTCTCCTGGACCAGCTATCTCCTGAATTAGCAAACAAGCATTTGATGGCAAACACAAAGAGTCAAGTCTCCTTAGAGCATTCAG gTCAGTTGATTCAGATGAAGTATAAGGCATATGCGCTGTTAATCGCTTCAAAACCTTTGTCACCGgtagctgaagaagaagaaattcttgcAACTGAGGGTGAAACTCTACCTGACATTTATCctctttctccatttcttcattGCAAACAACTTGTAAAATACAGTGATGAACAATATGATT GTTTGGCCACCAGTACTCTCTACCCCCACACTCTCTTTATTCATTTGAACATGCCAAGACCACcacatgatgatgataatttttgtgGACTTACACTCATGCAAGCTTTTGGACATGCTGCTGCCTATGCAAAATCATCACTTAAG ATTGAAAATGGTGATTTAGAGACTCCACTTACCCTGCAAGTGGTTCACACTACAGGAAAGAAGTTCCACTTTGGTGTTTTGCAGCTAAATACTTTGGATCTCACTGGGCCACGGAAGAACATATTCTGGAGTAGTCCAACAGAAACCTTATTTGATGTGTGTAATTTTAAGGGTGCAGCAGCAAATTTAGAGGGTTACAATCCCCAAATTTTTAGCTTGTTAAGGGCATTCCATGCCCAGTAA